One part of the Ruegeria sp. SCSIO 43209 genome encodes these proteins:
- a CDS encoding alpha-D-ribose 1-methylphosphonate 5-triphosphate diphosphatase produces MSDNLCLANAQLVMPDRVVTGSVTIEQGVISEITEGDHVPTGSVDCAGDYILPGLVELHTDNIERHIEPRPEVDWPHLPALIAHDSELASTGITTVFDAMRVGSIHSGKGRYIDYARKLADELLSARAAGYFKISHFLHLRAEICSETLLEELATFGPEDRVGIVSLMDHTPGQRQFSDLSALKTYVAKKRGMTDADFVAHVESLRGLQQRFGEKHEAGAVIEAARLGAALASHDDTTAQHVEKSSENGVAFAEFPTTFEAAEACRTRNIAVMMGAPNLIRGGSHSGNVAAEDLAKADLLEIVSSDYVPSALLLSAFHLANVWDDLPRAVATVTRNPAMAVGLDDRGILNVGLRGDVLRVRRMGQTPVLRGVWSQGNKVG; encoded by the coding sequence ATGTCAGATAATCTGTGCCTTGCGAATGCCCAGCTTGTGATGCCCGATCGGGTAGTAACCGGTTCGGTGACAATCGAACAGGGCGTCATTTCCGAGATCACCGAAGGGGATCATGTTCCGACCGGCTCAGTCGATTGTGCAGGTGATTACATCCTTCCGGGACTGGTCGAGCTGCACACCGACAATATCGAACGTCATATCGAGCCTCGCCCGGAAGTGGACTGGCCTCATCTTCCGGCCCTGATCGCGCATGATAGCGAGCTGGCTTCGACCGGAATCACAACCGTGTTCGACGCCATGCGAGTAGGTTCCATTCACAGCGGCAAGGGCCGTTACATCGACTATGCCCGCAAACTGGCGGACGAACTGTTGTCGGCGCGCGCCGCAGGCTATTTCAAGATCAGCCATTTCCTTCACCTGCGGGCCGAGATCTGCTCGGAGACACTGCTTGAGGAATTGGCGACCTTCGGGCCGGAAGACAGGGTTGGCATTGTCAGCCTGATGGACCACACGCCGGGTCAACGTCAATTCAGCGATCTGAGTGCATTGAAGACCTATGTCGCCAAAAAGCGCGGTATGACCGACGCCGATTTCGTTGCACATGTCGAGAGCCTGCGTGGTCTACAGCAGCGTTTCGGAGAAAAGCACGAAGCCGGTGCAGTGATCGAGGCCGCCCGTCTTGGCGCCGCGCTGGCCAGCCATGACGATACCACGGCGCAGCATGTCGAAAAATCGTCCGAAAATGGTGTGGCTTTCGCCGAGTTCCCAACCACGTTCGAGGCGGCCGAGGCCTGCCGTACCCGCAACATCGCCGTCATGATGGGTGCCCCGAATCTGATCCGTGGCGGCTCGCATTCCGGCAATGTCGCGGCTGAAGATCTTGCAAAGGCCGATCTTCTGGAAATTGTGTCTTCCGACTATGTGCCTTCTGCGCTACTGTTGTCGGCTTTTCATCTTGCCAATGTTTGGGACGACCTGCCACGTGCTGTGGCCACGGTTACACGTAATCCTGCAATGGCTGTCGGTCTTGATGACCGTGGCATCCTGAATGTAGGTCTGCGTGGTGACGTTCTGCGTGTGCGTCGCATGGGTCAAACACCAGTTTTGCGCGGTGTCTGGAGCCAAGGCAACAAGGTTGGATGA
- a CDS encoding DUF1045 domain-containing protein, producing the protein MSYSRFAIYYVPPEGPLEQFGARWLGWDVVQGCEVPQPDLPDLHDVTMTPRKYGFHGTLKPPFQLAGGYSLEALKAAASEMAAGLAPSSCEGLSLTRLGRFLALTPQGDVSGLQRIAAACVRELDPFRAPTNEAELERRRGARLSPRQDALLIEWGYPYVMDEFRFHMTLTGRLPNGDIPVWTEALRRHLPALPEPFIIDQIALCGERIDGRFELIHRYALAG; encoded by the coding sequence ATGTCATACTCTCGATTTGCAATCTACTACGTGCCGCCCGAAGGACCATTGGAACAGTTCGGCGCGCGCTGGCTGGGATGGGATGTCGTGCAGGGCTGCGAGGTGCCTCAGCCCGATCTGCCCGATTTGCATGACGTTACGATGACACCGCGCAAATACGGCTTTCACGGAACGCTGAAACCACCCTTTCAACTTGCCGGAGGTTATTCGCTTGAAGCCCTGAAAGCGGCGGCGTCTGAGATGGCCGCTGGCCTGGCGCCTTCGAGCTGTGAAGGGCTGAGTCTGACGAGGCTGGGCCGGTTTCTCGCTTTGACCCCACAGGGCGATGTGAGCGGCTTGCAAAGAATTGCTGCGGCCTGTGTACGTGAGCTTGACCCGTTTCGCGCCCCAACCAATGAGGCTGAACTTGAGCGGCGGCGCGGTGCAAGGTTGAGCCCACGTCAAGACGCACTGTTGATCGAGTGGGGTTATCCCTATGTGATGGACGAGTTTCGGTTTCACATGACGCTGACGGGTCGGCTGCCGAATGGTGATATTCCTGTATGGACCGAGGCGCTGCGCCGCCATTTGCCAGCCTTGCCCGAGCCCTTCATCATCGACCAAATTGCCTTGTGCGGCGAGCGCATTGATGGGCGTTTCGAGCTTATTCATCGGTACGCGCTCGCTGGTTGA